The following are encoded together in the Planctomycetota bacterium genome:
- a CDS encoding CoA transferase subunit B translates to MPLNRDQLARRAALELREGFYVNLGIGIPTLVANHVPPGMTVWLQSENGMLGMGPFPTEKNVDADLINAGKQTVTGVPGHSFFSSAESFAMIRGGHIDLAILGAMEVSQAGDLANWMIPGKLVKGMGGAMDLVAGVKRRVVVMEHCNKKGESKVLPKCTLPLTGLSCVDLLITDLCVMEYDRTRDRFVLKELAPGATLEEIKAKTAAEYLVDAAPVAVRQ, encoded by the coding sequence ATGCCCCTGAACCGAGACCAACTTGCCCGTCGGGCCGCGCTGGAGCTCCGCGAGGGCTTCTACGTCAACCTGGGCATCGGCATTCCCACACTCGTCGCCAACCATGTTCCGCCGGGCATGACCGTCTGGCTGCAGAGCGAGAATGGCATGCTGGGCATGGGGCCCTTCCCCACCGAGAAGAATGTGGACGCGGACCTGATCAACGCCGGCAAGCAGACCGTGACCGGCGTCCCGGGTCACAGTTTTTTCTCCAGCGCCGAAAGCTTCGCCATGATCCGCGGCGGCCACATCGACCTGGCGATCCTGGGGGCGATGGAGGTGAGCCAGGCGGGCGACCTGGCCAACTGGATGATCCCCGGCAAGCTGGTCAAGGGCATGGGCGGCGCGATGGACCTGGTCGCCGGCGTGAAGCGCCGCGTGGTGGTGATGGAGCATTGCAACAAGAAGGGCGAAAGCAAGGTGCTGCCCAAGTGCACGCTGCCGCTCACCGGCCTCTCCTGCGTCGATCTGCTGATCACCGACCTCTGCGTGATGGAGTACGACCGGACACGCGATCGCTTTGTGCTGAAGGAACTGGCCCCCGGCGCGACGCTGGAGGAAATCAAGGCAAAAACCGCGGCGGAATACCTGGTCGACGCGGCTCCGGTCGCTGTGCGTCAGTGA
- a CDS encoding FliA/WhiG family RNA polymerase sigma factor, with product MTGAWRLYRELAPESLQRQQLRNRLMECFRDVVRKTAERLHKRLPSEVDVDDLTSAGLFGLMDAIDAYDLGRNVKFETYCAQRIRGAIFDELRAMDWVPRLVRSRTATMERAKKSIEMEHGQKATEDEVAARLKISKEDFEKLNRDSRPVGIVSLNRKWNDKDSGGEAREMDVASDRRQEMPTDRIQRIDVQALLTKGLSRSERLILILYYYEEMTMKEIGLTLDLSESRVSQMHSSILARLKAQMKHRVKDL from the coding sequence ATGACCGGGGCGTGGAGGCTCTACCGCGAGCTCGCGCCGGAGTCGCTGCAGCGTCAGCAGCTTCGCAACCGCCTCATGGAGTGCTTCCGCGACGTGGTGCGCAAGACCGCCGAGCGGCTGCACAAGCGGCTGCCTTCCGAAGTCGACGTGGATGACCTCACCAGCGCCGGATTGTTCGGCCTGATGGACGCCATCGACGCCTATGACCTGGGTCGCAACGTGAAGTTCGAGACCTACTGCGCCCAGCGCATCCGCGGCGCCATCTTCGACGAGCTCCGCGCCATGGACTGGGTGCCGCGGCTGGTCCGAAGCCGCACTGCCACCATGGAGCGGGCCAAGAAGTCCATCGAGATGGAGCATGGACAGAAGGCCACCGAGGACGAGGTCGCCGCCCGGCTGAAGATCAGCAAGGAGGACTTCGAGAAGCTCAACCGCGACTCGCGCCCCGTGGGCATCGTCAGCCTGAACCGAAAGTGGAACGACAAGGACTCAGGCGGCGAGGCTCGCGAGATGGATGTGGCCAGTGACCGGCGCCAGGAGATGCCGACCGACCGCATCCAGCGCATCGACGTGCAGGCCCTGCTGACCAAGGGGCTCAGCCGCTCCGAGCGGTTGATCCTGATCCTCTACTACTACGAGGAGATGACGATGAAGGAAATCGGCCTCACGCTCGACCTTTCCGAGAGCCGCGTGAGCCAGATGCACTCCTCCATTTTGGCGCGCCTGAAGGCGCAAATGAAACATCGCGTGAAGGATCTCTGA